GCGATTGGAGCTGAAATCAAATGAAGCCCCCTGAAAATTCCAAAGCTTGCGGGTGTGAACactctgaaaaaataaaaagcagaaAGCGTTGAGAAGTAGTAGTTTTATTCTGTGGGAGTGGAATTCATTGCTTGGATTGAAGGAAGGAGTAGTTGTTCATGGCAACGTTGTCGACAATGCGTGAAGGGGTTCTcttttctttattgttttgttgtCCTTCACTGGTTAGTGGAGTGTGAAATTGGAGAGAGTGTGTTGTGTCATGTgtgtgagggagagagagagagagtagagTCTTGGTTCGGTTGTTTCTGTCTTTATTATCtttctaaaactaaaactaaaactaaaaaactgtcctttctctctctagaagtTGTGTTTGGTTGCTCAGTAATAAGGCTTGTATGTTTAGACGCCTTCTTTTGTCTTTACCTTGGGTGGATAGGGAATCGGGGCTGGCCAAAGGGCTTTTAATATTCCCTAAGGTTGCAAGAATCCAAACATGCCTTAGCAAAGACAAACATTGGCCTCAGATTTGTCTCCTAGCGGGGTGAGTGAGAAGGGCAAGAAAGCTCCCGAAATGCTTCCAAGAGaaggtttttgttttatttccaaAGGCAATGTTACAAATGCTATTATCTTATTCTATCCAAGACAAACAGACAAGGATGTTAAGGAAGACTCCAAAAGTAGATTGTACATTTATCTCTATTTGTGGATTCTTAGGTGGCACTTACCAACACTACCATACCAGCTACGCTCCATTTTTCTTAGGAATTCCCAATTTTCTTAGAAAATTACCAAACTCGAATAACACGCCTGCTGACTTGCTGCTTAGGTGCCGCGTAATCAAATCAGATACTCACTAACTGTATTGCTTTCTGATTCTAATGACTACAAAAACTACTACACCTATCGTATCCACACAGTGGGaatgattttattcttttttttccacCGTAAAAGTCATCTTTGATGCGAGGAAGTTTTTGCTGGAGAGGAACTTTTAAGAATAAGATTTCCAAAAAGAATTACTATAAGACATGTTTAATTATTatggttttttaaaataatatattttcaccGATTATCATAGAAAGGCTTAATAACTATAcacttaattgaaaaaaattattctcatttatttattaaaaccttttgtttttaaaaaatattcttaatttcttttgttttagaaTAATCGCAAAACTAAACACGAAATTTCCAACTACATATTTCATCTTACAAGAAGATTGTCGTTATTAGATGAATAATGTATAAGTCTCGTCACAATTGGTGTCATCAGATCATATTCATTGTCATTTCAAATGATAGTGTAAATGCAATACCTATAAGTGATATGATAAATATCGTATCTTAAAGACTCACAATCTTAAACAAAGAGATAACACCTTCatgaacataagacaaatactCTTTTTTGTAATGATAGGAAGATACATGTTTTTCACCACTTTGTCGAATAACATCATAATTAGGTTAAGTCACATTCAGTGTAATATCAAATGTAGGTGTAGCTACAATACCTATAAGTGACATGACATACATCGTATCTTgatgattataattataaacaaagGAACAACACATTCATGAATACGAGACAAATATCCCTCTATCAAGTGTATGTAAATATTCCACTTTACAATTTCAAGAAGGTATATGTTTTTCATCACTTTAACACTTTGTCAAACAACATCATCACTTATTTATGTCACATTCATTACCACATCAAACGGTGTAATTTCAAAACCCACAAATGATATGACAAATGTTGTGCCTTGATACTCACACCCTAAACAAAGGGAGACCACCATCAAGAACACAAGAAAAAGACCCTCGGTCAATCATATATAAATACTCTTCTTTGCAATctcaaaaaaatacatatttcttATCACTTTGTGTCATTATTTTGTAGAATTCAAACTTTGAGAGTCGAAGTTCCTGTAGGTATATATACTCTCGTCATGAACTCAAAACAAGATATTTTCCAAATCACCATGTATGATATCATTAAAAAGTCCAACAAAATGCTTCCATCAACTTACTTTCTGGTTTGCCTTAAAAcatctttcattaaataaaataaaaatatcgcACAACTAcaaatatctattttatttgcatattgatatatatgatcattaactattgaattaataaaatttaatttgtacaTAAGTTTATGGAAGGAAATAACTTTAGTGGTAGTTattcctaaaataaattaatctttctctaagagagaaattaaaaaaagtttgaaaaaatgattttttagattaaaacctaaccccttttttaaaaaagaaaaactcaacATTGTACATGTTTAGTTAAAATtagcctctttctttttttttttaaaaaagggttAAATTGTGCTCGCTTGAATCAAGACATTTAGTaagtaaaataagaaataattatattgacatctccttaaattaataataagtatggatttaaataaattatattaatactataaaTGGTTTATATATcatcattcaattataaaattattgtatataataaaattgttaatttttataataattattataaaaatcacatttttaataatttataattgatttatagtataatatttttattaaaactaaaccataatcaataatattataaaaatgaattgtttttttaattttttttactcaattttttactttttgttttaaaaaaaataaaatcgtgCAATACGCGGTTGCACTGATAGTATATAAAGTAGGTAGAACTTGTTCGATTTGAAACTGACACCTAAATCCAGTATATAATTATCAAACATTACATCTTCATTCTTCCGTTAACGGTATGTAGGTGATTTAATGATTTTAACAgcactttttattaatttatttttcaaatatgttAATGGTTAAAATATTCACGAATTGTTTGTACTTTGTAGTATCCCCCAGAAACTCAAAACCCAAAAAGCACACAATGAGGAATGGGGGGAAAAGATGGGTTGCAACCGCCAATTGCAAACAGCGGCAGGTTACATCATCACCTTTCTTTCTTTGCAGTCTACTGTTTCTAGAAAGGCATAAAATAAAACCACATTAACATTTATTACTTTCTGAAAATCTTAGGCTATTGTGTCAAATTAATTCTTATGGAGTACCTGCACTAAATATGGATTTTCTTGACGCTGTAAACATGAGAGTAATTTTGCACAGTTTTAGTCAAATgagtggtatatatatatatatgacttctACTAGTTCTATTTTCTTTCAAGTTTCACCACTAATGAAAAATTACAATTCTAGAAATTCAATAATGTATTTATGCAATGCTTAATATTAGGGCGGACCAAAACAAATTTGGAGGGTCATTCGTTTGTCTTTGTTGGATATTCATACTTGTTATCACGCTTGTctgttttgttctttctttctctttcggTTAATATGGGGTTTTGTGTGCTCTGTCTATGAAGTTGAATTGCTGCAAGAAACATTAATTCTTGATATAGGTTTGAATTGGTACAACACCAATACACCATCCATAATATAGGTTCGAATAGttgttgttatttataaaagcaacttttgcctttcaaaaaaaaaaaaaatcccgtGTTATTTGCTTTCAAATCAATGTCAAAACTTTCCAAGTTGGGTACTTTGGTGAATATCCTACAAGTGAAACAGTTTGTAGTTTGTCATGCAAAAGTAATACAGAATCTTACGCTAAAAGATTACGTCGAACCAAACAGAAAATTTCTTTCCAAGATTACAAGTTGCGCGAATTAAGCTTCTACCTCACTTAATACTTActactatatatatttatatgttttagtttttttttattatctcaaagcaattaatattttagaatttcaaagttgaattaatattatcttttcAAATATATCCTTATTTAATATCTCACTACTAATGATCCAGACATTAAGAATCAAGACATATTAGTTtaaatatactaatattttactttcattaaatattttttaaactatatgCATTAACCTTACAATAATGGAGACTAACATTGCTGATGTTGACATGAgtcaagagtaatttttaaatcaaacgGGATACCAGTGCAATTACCACTAACTTTAGGAGAGGAGATGACGTAAATAGTTGTCATTAATTGTTCTATTATAATTTCAAAGTAGGGCAAATGTCAGGATGCGTGACATTCCTTTTACTTAGTAGTTTTTGTCCAACAGAAAGAAGCTTTTGAAATAAGGAAAATGAGGAAGGGAAATGCGAGGGAAAGATCAACGGAAAAACCTTAAGCCAAGTCTTCTTTGTTCAATTGTTCAATCGATGAGCTAATAAAGTACTAATTGATGAATATTAGCAAGGGAGTACtctattttacttatttatttaggtTAAGAACTAATATATTCGTGTTAAATTTCTCAAACACGATataaccaaaaagaaaataaattctcaAAGAGAGGAGTCTAGGAATTTATTCATATTATTCtcaaagaataataatatacatTATTCTGTATAAGAAAAATGGCCACAGTACATATGTCAACGTAAATTAGATCTCTTCTTCAATCTGCACCACATTCCATTTTTGGTATGAATAGTTGCCCCAGTAACTAGTTCCACCGATTCAGGGGTCCCTTTTAGTTCCACGTCAAAATTCTGGAGCAGCATAGTCAACGCTACAGTGGACTCCATCAGAGCAAATTGGTCCCCAACACATTTTCGTGGTCCGCCACCAAAAGGTAAGAATGCAAAATCCGATATAACCTGATAAGGTAAACATTTCTTGTCAATGTCCAAGAATGagttaacacacacacacacacacaaagaaaaAGGAGCAAGAAGCAACCTCGTTCGGATACAAGGCTCCGGGACTTCGAGATGGATCAAGACCAGCCCATCCTTCAATTTCTTCATTCTTGTTTTGCACAAGAAATCTCTCTGGTTCGAAGTCATCAGGGCGGTCCCAAAAATATGGAGATCTATGGAGATTATATACCTGAATATAGGAATACTTAGGAGGCCATACAAATAAATGAAGTGAAATTGAGCAAAATAACCAAAATCACAAGACAAACTGTTGTTGTATTTAAGTGTTAGTGGTAAACCAAGTTATGAGTactctcttgatttttttttataacaaaaatggTAGCAACTAGCAAGGATAGGTTATTTGtcgggaaataaaaaaaaaaaagaagtttactGCAATACTAACAAAGTATTAATGGCATGTCTTAGATCCCAAAGGCAATGGCCCACCTAAAGGATTGCCTATTTCCCCACGCAAAAGTTACAAACAAAAAACTGCCACAACTGTGTGTGGGGGGAACTCCCACACGGTACCCCTCTCTTGGTTGTTAAGAAAGTGTAAATTAAATGTGCCATTCTGATTTACAAAAGGGGACCCTATCATGTTCCTGTATAACGTTGGAGAATTCTTGTCCATAAAATCCATGCATTTGTTCATAAAAGAAACAAGAAGCCACATATGTTTGTACTCACAGAAATGAAGACATCAGTCCCAGCAGGAATTGCATAACCATCTTTTTCACCTTTGTGCCCACCTGGAGAAGTGACGTTACATAAGTTCATAGATACAGCATCTCAAATGGaagcaacaaataaaaattaactagacagaaaagaaaaatagtcacATTACTCATTGAACATAGAAATTGTAGATCATAAAATCTCAGCTACCAAAAATGCGGATTCCtagtaattaaactaatttacaaTACTGCTTGAAGATGATGCATAAGTGAATCATCAGATGtctaaacaaaataaatctGGTTGACCTCGATGACTAATTTAcaatttaaagaatttaattagaacaGCTGACAGTGTAAATGTATTTGACAATATCATCCAACTATAAATTGTCATATGTATAAAAAGattattgatttttctaataattactttaaaagtcacATCTAAGGTCATCTCTATTTGGTTACAATGTGAAAATCTTTACAGTAACAATGCATGAAAGCAACACtctaatttaaaactatttgaCCTCAATCTAAGGAAACCCATTCTGTTTGGATTCCTTTACCCATTTTAGCACCTTCTACCTAGCTTCTTTTTTAGGCTTTCTTGGTTCCTTTCAGTTCTCCATTCTCAGAAATTAACCCCTTAGGTTCTTTCATTAGTGAATCCTTATTTCAGTTTCTGATTCATAATGCATCTCCTTTGACAGGCTTTTTCTTGGAAAGCTAAACCTTCCTCCAAGGTTAAGGTTTTGTGTGGGAAGCaatgaataaaaagataaacaatAATGATTTGTTACGGGTGTATAGGCTTCATAAAGTTCTCACAGTTGATGTTTGTTCATGTTCAACTCCACAGTAGCTCTAAAACAAGTAGCAAGCCCCTTTTTGCACGGTAGTTTCTGTCTGGGGAACATTGTATCTGTCCACCTAGCTTTGAACTCTGTTTCTATCCAGCTAGATGTTTCGAGAGCAACAGGGAAAAGATGCTGTGGAATTGTGCTTTTGTGGCTAGCATGCAGCACATTTGGCAAGAGTGCAATGCCAGAATCTATTATTCAGAGATCTATATTCCTCCTTATCTTTTTTGTTCAATATGCTTGTTTCTGTCTCCTTGCCCCATAAGCACATGAAACTGATTTGATCTTTTGAACTGATGCATGTTCTTCATTGTGTTTTTCTTCCCTATCTTCAGAGGATTTCTGATTGTTCTACACTGTATTCTTTTTCACTCTGAAATTAATTCCTTTATCTCTATTTTGAGGTTGGAATTTTCTATATTATGTTCTATTAAGTAGGAGACTTCCAATCCACATTGCCCATGCTAATTGGGCAAAGCATGACATCAATTAAGAAGTCCAAACAATATACATGTTCAATCTTTCATGATTGGTCCATTCCCTATTCCCTAACATGTTCCATTGttcatttacttttatattGCGTGTGGATGGTTGGGATTCGAAACACTTGGACAATTTTAGTACTCAATGTTTAGATACCAAGTGATAACAGCAATAATGTAATTTGTTTCCATTCCATCTTTATTAAGTAATCAATAGAAACCAATACCTGGTAAAACATCAGATTTGAGTGAACGTCTAATCAGCAAAGGTGGTTGGGGGTATAAACGAAGAGCCTCCACAACAATCAATCTAATGTACCTGAAAGCATACAGTGTATTTAACAAACTGTATTACTCTAGTAGCTAAGTTGGTACAGCAGAATGTGATATTCCCTGAAAACACCCTACAGTCAACTCTGACATTCATGACAAACCTTGCTTTGTGAGAAAAGCTGACTGATTACAAAGTTcacatcaagaaaaaaataattgaaagtaACTACTTGTAATGCTTGTCTTTCATGTAGATGTGccaatttgttataattttagttaatcTTTCTGAATTATATAATGACCACCAAACTGGTTTCAGTgaataaaaaaggtaaatatGAAATGGAAACCTACTGCAATTCCTTAAGTGATTCAAAAGTTGGCCTCCCCGTACCCAGCACCAAATCTACCTCTGCTTGAGCCTTCTTCATTTTGCTAGGATTCTGTAATAAGGAAATTCGTAAGTATTAAGATGGTGTTGCACAAAGAGGAAAGTCAGAAAAAAACAACCCAAACTTTTCTATCATGAACAGGCACTTTGAGATACATTAGACTGACATACTTGAGCTAGGAGGAAAACTGCCCAAGTAAGAACTGCAGCCGTTGTTTCATGACCGGCAATAAGCATTGTCATTAAATCATCCCTCAACTGTCAAGAGAGAGAACAAAGTAAACAAAAGCCTACTTTGACAAGCTACCTGAAATGAAACATATTGTCTAAACAAGCAGTTTTACCGCTTATCCAAAGGAACCAAATTTTAGCCAGAATAGTTCTTTTTTAAGCATAATGGATCAGGAATAGATATACCTGACGATCATCAACATCAGCTCCCCGCATATCAACCAGGAAACGCAGAAGACTTGCATCCTGTAAACTCCTATCTTAATAAACTTGGTGGCAATTACATAACTCCTAGTTTTCAGGGAATTATTCTGATAGTTTTACATTAGCAATTAACATTAGATCCATTAAGATAAACACACCTTCAAATTTAAGTAATCCCTCTGCTGCAATTTCTCAACATCTGTTTCCTGCAAATAGAATGTAATCAAGACCATGTCATGCACTATCAATATAATATGAGAGTCTAACAATGATGATGGTTCCTGCAATCAATCATGCTATTCAATCATGAAATCAAAGTAGTATCTAACCTGTCTGCTCTCTTTTGCATTTCTGATAAGTCCGTCAAGACAAGTATTGATGACCTTTAGGTCATCCTGAAACTTTCTTTGCCTTGGGACTATCCACCTTGCCAATGGAATTTTCCAATATGGAATGTAGAAAGTGGATCTGTGTTCAGCTTCAAAAAGAGTGCCATAGACTGCCTATAACAGACTTAAAAGCAGAGGATATATGAGCTCTCCTAACCATAGgtaaagagaacaaaaaaaagtatGGTCTTGAAAATCATATTCCCAACATGGCCTAAAATTTTGACTTGTATTTCCAGACAGACTTTCATTAAATATACAAGCAGTTTATTATTGACAATATGATAAACTTTTGATAAGTCCTTGTTCTTTTTTACCCGCACAATTGTTTGTAGAAAACTAGAAACTATCTTCAACACGTAACATGAAAGAGATTGAGCGTCGGGAGTACATATTAATAAAGAAGTACATTAGATAGGTAGCTAGATGCTTTTAAGGAGACAaaatataagaaagaaaattaccacgtctactttcatttacaatCAATAAATCAGTATACACTTGAAATGCATAACCTTTAAGTCAAACCTTAATAACTGGAGATTCTTTGGTGACAGAACCAAAGTCATAGTTGAACACACCAAGCCCAATAATATCAAGAGCCAAACTAGAAAACTCTGCCTCAAGATCCAATTCAATTGAGTCAGGTCCATCATAACCCTCTCCTTCAAGAAGCTTATTAAACTTCAATATTGTTCTTTCTGAACAAGTTGTGAATATTTTAACCATAGCTTCCAAGTATGAGTTATGGAAAGCCGGAGCAATGACtgcatattttataaatatcaagtcaaagaaaacaataataataggttACATTCATAAAACACTTGACATTATTAGCACAGGAAAGACAAGCTATACAAACCaatgattattatttaaaactaaaaagttaTTCAGACTCATAACTTGTAACAGATAGCTggtattaatttagttaattactGCAGTCCATAAGAATTGGAATGATGAGCTCCATTCATTTAATTTGAGGATGATACTTGACAGCATATTAGGGGACAACATTTAGGAATTGGAAGTTTATCTGTTTGAGGTTCTTTGTCGGCTCTAATAACACTTCAGGTTATTATCATAACAGATATTTTTCTAGGACAGCAGTAAGTAACTTTAAAATATAGGTTAGCAAATATCTTTGACAGTTCCAAATCAGTAAGTAACTTGTTGATATACCAAATTTGGATGTTTAATCTAGTCTTGGATGTGCTTACCACAAACATTCAAAATATTATCCCTAACAGATAATATAGTTTTGCTCAAGGAATCAAGGGAAGCAATTAACTTTAAACTTCGAAAACACATTTTGGAAATAAAGGGTTTTCACTTAAGTAGAAGTAAAACAAAGTATTTGCATTGCAATTTTAGCGAGAGCATAGGAATATGACAGGGAAGATAAAATAAGAGAAGATGTCATACCACAGGTTTCtaagtttaaatatcttggaacaatattacaaaataatggGAGAAGTTAGTGAGGATGTCACACACAAGATACAAGCAGGATGACTAAAATGGAGAAAAGATACCAGAAGTTATTTGTAATCACCATGAACATCTCAAGCTCAAAGGAAAGTTTTATCATATTCTTATACTTCTGGCTATACTCCATAGTAGTGAATGTTGTTGGGCTTTAAAGTAACAAGAGAAAAGGGTGGAAGAAGTATAAATGAGAATGTTAAGATGGATGTATGGCCACGCAAGAAAAAACAGGAAATGAGTATATATGAGGAGATATAGGTGTGAAATTGATTGAGGAAAAGatgacaaaaaatttattaaggtGATTTGGACACATTCTAAGAAGGCCACTAGAAGCACTAGAGAGAAGAATAGATTGCATGGTTTTTAGGAAAGGGAGAAAGAGAGACCAAGGACATTGGAGAAGGTCGTTACAGGGATCCAGTGGTGAATAATATCTCTGAAGATTTGGTCTTCACTCGAGCCAAATGGTGTCTTGTGATCCATGCAGCCAAATTCACCTAGTGGGATTAGGcttttgttattgtttattgttgtttatggtactttcttttttatgttatttttcccTATAAAGGAAGTGTATatcaagagaaacaaacaaataagaaaaatggAGTATCAAGAATCTTCTTACTTCTATAAGCTACAATGATAATAAGAGAGACAAAGAGAATACATCAGCTCAAATGAGCATCCCAATCTCTTTGCAAATATAACATCTGAAAAATCCAAGAGCAGAAACCCATAAAGAGGCTAGGAAAACAAGCCTATCTTGTAAAATGTGTGCCAGAATTGCTCTCAAAGGTAAATAAACCAAACTCCAGAAAAGAAGCCAGTGCTGCTGAAGCACCTTTCTAGTTTTAATACCTTCTACCTCCCAAAACTTTATGAAAGGGGAAAAAGACTTGTAAATTGAACAAAGGATCAGATGCAGAGTCAAGGAGGTAAAAGGGGGAGAAAATGACAGAAATATAAAATACAGTTTCtacacctcttctcctttgcttcCAAGTATCAAGGTCTGCTGGTATGAGTCCTTTGCCCATTATTGG
The nucleotide sequence above comes from Glycine soja cultivar W05 chromosome 11, ASM419377v2, whole genome shotgun sequence. Encoded proteins:
- the LOC114376198 gene encoding cytochrome P450 97B2, chloroplastic, with protein sequence MSAATSSTLSTVTDANLHSRFHSRLVPFTHHFSLSQPKRISSIRCQSINTDKKKSSRNLLDNASNLLTDLLSGGSIGSMPIAEGAVSDLLGRPLFFSLYDWFLEHGAVYKLAFGPKAFVVVSDPIVARHILRENAFSYDKGVLADILEPIMGKGLIPADLDTWKQRRRVIAPAFHNSYLEAMVKIFTTCSERTILKFNKLLEGEGYDGPDSIELDLEAEFSSLALDIIGLGVFNYDFGSVTKESPVIKAVYGTLFEAEHRSTFYIPYWKIPLARWIVPRQRKFQDDLKVINTCLDGLIRNAKESRQETDVEKLQQRDYLNLKDASLLRFLVDMRGADVDDRQLRDDLMTMLIAGHETTAAVLTWAVFLLAQNPSKMKKAQAEVDLVLGTGRPTFESLKELQYIRLIVVEALRLYPQPPLLIRRSLKSDVLPGGHKGEKDGYAIPAGTDVFISVYNLHRSPYFWDRPDDFEPERFLVQNKNEEIEGWAGLDPSRSPGALYPNEVISDFAFLPFGGGPRKCVGDQFALMESTVALTMLLQNFDVELKGTPESVELVTGATIHTKNGMWCRLKKRSNLR